CCGAGTCTTCTAAATAAGTACAATTagtaagataatttttaatatttttagtctGGATAGCTTCAGCTAACGTGTCTTTAGACATTCCTAGAGTTGGGATGCCGTCTAAAATACTTGTCCCGGTGTGTTTGTGTCGGTCTCCAACATTTTTAGGAGTAAATGGATGAGTAAATGTTGAATCGAAACTCAGCTCATGGTTACCCGCTATAACTATTTTGTGTTTATGAGgtaaattgcctgaaataaaattcatactcttgttaattattcattttttttttaaatttttaaatagaagtTACCAATCCAAGTGTTGAAGTCAATGACTTCTTGCAAGCTTCCGCATTTAGTAAAATCACCAGCATGAATAAATATGTCACCCGGTGGTATATCGAATTTGATGAATGGTGTCAATGAATGGGTGTCACTCATACAGACGACTCTTaacttgaaagaaaaatttgagtaattaaatatgaatgatcctgaagttagcagacatttaaaaatttttgaattttcgtttttcaataaatcaattggaaaaaaataatataaaaatatgcacatgtagaaaattttaaaaactacaagtgcaattttttcaaatattttttttttttatggtttatcgtctaaaaaaaaatccaaaaattattagacgtctgctaacttcagtaacATAAATATGAAAAGTATGAGAGAAAATTAAActgccctgattaaaaaagtgaattgaaaagtattgaaaattatctcaattcttttcaatccctcggcggttttggaaagtattgaatggaattgaaatttcgatcgtttgaatactttccaattctaaagtggaattcgaaagtattgaaaagaattcaatctttcatcatttcaatttaggtattgagaaggaatcagaaggattcaaaaatttcaattcatttcaatctttttcaatcccacacttgatccgaaatatcggactatttaggtattgagaaggattcagaaagattcaaaaatttcaattcatttcaatctttttcaattccacacttgatccgaaatatcggactatttaggtattgagaaggattcagaaagattcaaaaatttcaattcatttcaatctttttcaatcccacacttgatcgaaatatcggattatttaggtattgagaaggattcggaaagattcaaaaatttaaattcatttcaatctttttcaatcccactcatgacccgaaatgtgaaattatttaggtattgagaaggaatcagaaagattcaaaaatttcaattcatttcaatctttttcaatcccacacttgatccgaaatatcggactatttaggtattgagaaggattcagaaagattcaaaaatttcaattcatttcaatctttttcaatcccacacttgatccgaaatgtcagattatttaggtattgagaaggattcagaaagattaaaaatatcaattcatttgaatctttttcaattcctcggaagttcagaaattcttttattattttgggattgaaaagtattcattttatgtcaaaatgaataccttggggtatagaaagtattcgaaaggattcatttctcatctttttcaatacttttcaattcacttttttaatcagggtgaagttttaaatttatcactggAGATCTATGAGTGAAAACTGGATTTTAGCACCAAGTTCTCCAACTGTGACTATCAAGATCAAGGTCCAGATCCAGGACAATCAGGAAATGGACCCtgtgtttaaatttataaataattatatgtaattactTTGTTAGTTGGAGCTTCGGCTGCAGGTGGTtttgcatttattttaataactttctGATGCTGTGATAATTCTGACCAAGCTTCTGTTGGATTGTTCGTCAACGGATGCACGTCAATatccatttttaattatcaataattaattaattaaattattataattattttttctgaaataaataattcagatGTTATTTGCTGTCAATCTATTTTTAGAGCtaaatgtcaaaatataaCCTCTGACCCAACTCACTTGGgacttaatttataatttactattatttataattgcaattttaatttttttaaataattaaattaccgcAGTACGAAttcttcattaaaaaaaattataatatttgaatacaaagtcatgataaattttgaaaaccggttaataaaattcttttactttgttttaaatttatcgattgttGCAACAATcgattcatttatttcatcatccttatcaatatatatgtcatatatagtgacattattatatattcttatataaaatatcaaaattttcaaattttaattcaagttttgaaaaaactttttttgaatttttcaaaaaataaattaa
This window of the Microplitis mediator isolate UGA2020A chromosome 8, iyMicMedi2.1, whole genome shotgun sequence genome carries:
- the LOC130673067 gene encoding metallophosphoesterase domain-containing protein 1, whose amino-acid sequence is MDIDVHPLTNNPTEAWSELSQHQKVIKINAKPPAAEAPTNKLRVVCMSDTHSLTPFIKFDIPPGDIFIHAGDFTKCGSLQEVIDFNTWIGNLPHKHKIVIAGNHELSFDSTFTHPFTPKNVGDRHKHTGTSILDGIPTLGMSKDTLAEAIQTKNIKNYLTNCTYLEDSEVTLYGIKIYGTPWQPEFCKWAFNVPRGGPCLSKWDLIPADTDILITHTPPIGHGDLCCSGVRAGCVELLTSVQKRIKPKYHVFGHIHEGYGISSDGKIIYINASTCDLNYLPSNPPIVFDITLPPGVEKTSD